Proteins encoded together in one Anguilla anguilla isolate fAngAng1 chromosome 9, fAngAng1.pri, whole genome shotgun sequence window:
- the LOC118236206 gene encoding claudin-4: MYSAGLEILGMTLSVVGWLGVMVACFLPMWKVAAFVGQNIVIAQVIWEGLWMDCVVQSTGQMHCRVYDSMLGLPEDLQAARALTIVSMLLCVVGIALSVAGAKCTNCTEDVASKPRIILSAGVVFITGGLLQLVAVSWTANVIVADFYNPLLGDTQKREFGNSLYFGWGASSLLILGGILLCCSCPPRAQDCAATRADYLAAKPASNARHNHKDYM, translated from the coding sequence ATGTATTCTGCAGGCCTGGAGATACTGGGGATGACTCTGTCGGTGGTTGGGTGGCTGGGGGTCATGGTGGCCTGTTTCCTGCCCATGTGGAAGGTGGCGGCCTTCGTGGGGCAGAACATCGTGATTGCCCAGGTGATCTGGGAGGGCCTGTGGATGGACTGCGTGGTGCAGAGCACGGGCCAGATGCACTGCAGGGTGTACGACTCCATGCTGGGTCTGCCGGAGGACCTGCAGGCGGCCCGCGCTCTCACCATCGTCTCCATGCTCCTGTGCGTGGTGGGCATCGCCCTGTCTGTGGCAGGCGCCAAGTGCACCAACTGCACGGAGGACGTGGCCAGCAAGCCCCGCATCATCCTCAGTGCCGGCGTGGTCTTCATCACCGGCGGCCTCCTGCAGCTGGTGGCGGTCTCCTGGACCGCCAACGTCATCGTGGCCGACTTCTACAACCCGCTGCTGGGGGACACCCAGAAGAGGGAGTTCGGAAATTCGTTGTACTTCGGATGGGGTGCGTCCTCCCTCCTGATTTTGGGGGGGATCctcctctgctgctcctgccCACCCAGGGCTCAGGACTGCGCGGCAACCAGAGCGGATTACTTAGCCGCCAAGCCAGCATCCAACGCCAGACACAACCACAAGGACTACATGTGA
- the LOC118235035 gene encoding claudin-4-like → MVSAGLQMLGTALAIIGWIGAIVVCALPMWRVTAFIGQNIVTAQTTWEGIWMSCVVQSTGQMQCKVYDSMLALSSDLQAARALTVIAVVVGVMGILLSIAGGKCTNCVEDESSKSKVGIASGVIFIVAGVLCLIPVCWTAHTIIQEFYNPLVVSAQKREIGAALYIGWAASALMIIGGGLLCCNCPPKDDAYSAKYSAARSATSPKDYV, encoded by the coding sequence ATGGTTTCTGCTGGGCTACAGATGCTGGGCACGGCCCTGGCGATCATTGGCTGGATTGGGGCAATCGTCGTGTGCGCCCTCCCGATGTGGAGAGTGACAGCTTTCATCGGCCAGAACATCGTGACGGCACAAACCACCTGGGAAGGCATCTGGATGAGCTGTGTGGTGCAGAGCACCGGGCAGATGCAGTGCAAGGTGTACGACTCCATGCTGGCGCTCAGCTCCGATCTTCAGGCTGCTCGCGCCCTGACCGTTATCGCCGTAGTTGTGGGTGTGATGGGAATCCTGTTGTCCATAGCTGGGGGAAAGTGCACCAATTGCGTGGAAGATGAGTCCTCCAAATCCAAAGTGGGCATTGCTTCGGGTGTGATCTTCATTGTCGCGGGAGTCCTCTGCCTTATCCCTGTCTGCTGGACGGCCCACACCATTATCCAAGAATTCTACAACCCCCTGGTGGTGTCTGCGCAGAAGAGGGAGATCGGCGCGGCCCTGTACATCGGATGGGCGGCCTCAGCTCTGATGATCATCGGCGGAGGTCTGCTGTGCTGCAACTGCCCTCCCAAGGACGACGCCTACAGTGCCAAATACTCCGCGGCAAGATCCGCCACATCTCCAAAGGACTATGTGTAA